Sequence from the Montipora foliosa isolate CH-2021 chromosome 12, ASM3666993v2, whole genome shotgun sequence genome:
CAAAAGCCTGTTGTCTTTCAAGATATATGTCATTTTCTGCTGTTGGAGCAGGGACAAGTCGTGAATTATTCAAAAAACATGTTGTGTCTTCAAGTGTGTTTTACCTAAGCGTTTTTGTTCTACTGAAGGATAAACACTACAAGAAAATAAAGGACCTCGAGTACTTGATGAACGCAACCCGTGAAGAGGCCAAGGAAGCCAACTTGGAGCACTTAACGGCACTATGGTCTGCCGGAAATTTGACAATGAAAGAATTTCGAAGAGTCTGGAGTACGGTCAACGCATCCCAAGTCGTTCTTTCAGAGAAATTACGAAAGGTTCGCAGCAACTTCACACAACAGGTGAGTGGCACCATCAAAGTTAAACTTTTGGCTTTGCTTTGAGCAAATTAAAACGGatcattttgcttttcttgGACATACTTTATCGTCAGTGTACACCTTTATTTGACCTCTTAATTCGTTAAtttcaaaagacattttaaacCTTTCCCTCGCGATCACAATCTTAGCAACTGAAAGGTTTTTTTATCGTTCACGGTATTTTTGCCAACAGCTAAACCTGACGGCGATGATTCTTCGATCTTCTGATGCCAGTCTGTTTGCCTCATTAAAGCACATGAATCTAACCATTACAGAAAAGGTATGGTGCAAATTATGAGTTCCTTGAGGGTTCATTTGTCAATCTCTGCGTTTGATTAGTAATGTCGCATTCTTTTATCTGACGCAGGTCAATAACGTCAGCAAAATGGCTGGTCCTATTGGACCTAGGGGATTCAACGGAAGTCGGGGAGCCCCGGGCCTCGCTGGATCAGCTGGTCCACCGGGTCCTAAGGGAAGTGGAGACTTCAGTAAATGCCACTACAAGACTTCGAAAGGCGAAATAACCCCTGGTCTTAATGACGCATCAACGTTCCTGGACGAGCCAAATGTGAGTATGCGACAGAGCAAAAGGGCGTATGTTATAACCGTGTTGTAGAGTGTCTTTAAGCTTCCAAAACTGATTATTTAATTAAGGCCtgtgcctactactgttattgcgcatacgttttgtgTATCTCGAGAAAGTCGGTTTTCCTATCAgcgatgcttaccaatacagtgatagttttgcgcggtttaaaactatcaggagaaagtagatcttcgtaagtactcttggtatcctaaaagaaaattggaggtaatcatgcatttttgagcgataagtaagcttcaatttgagaaagaacgccatacattgctttgtattataaagctttttacaaatattattcatcaattatctttgaaaatgcgTTGTTACCgccaatgttctttttggatttcaatgtcTCCTTGAAATttcgctcggtccgtactgccacgacctcgggccaatattccccagtacggtcccAACATTTGctgagatctacatttcctgcataatcataaaccggggcaaaaatacagTCGAACTTCCTCTAACGCACACCTCCTGTAAGCGGACACCTCCCGAATGCGGACACCTCCCGAATGCGGACACCTCCCGAATGCGGACACCAAACCGCGGTCCtggctatttctcctctaaaaCACTACATATTTAACATCCCGTAAGCGGACACGGACACCTATTCGGGGTCCACAGGGTCTAAAATATCCTCCTGTAAGCGCACAGTAAACAATAACCAGAAAATTTCTAACGAAATGGGTTTGATTTTAATGGTTTAATCGCACACTGTCCTAGACAAAACGTAGTTATTTCGATTActattaccttttttttttttcgttacaGTACATCAAAGTTTTcgtttttaaacttttctttaAGCTAGTCGCACGAAAATTTGTCTCCTTGAAATTTCGCTCGgaccgtactgccacgacctcgggccaataattccccagtacggtcgtatcaagctcggttagtaagttgtttattatatcaGTGGCGGATCCAAGGGGAGGgtcgggaaggggggggggggggggtccggACCCACCTTCCCTAACCGAATCTTTTTTTACTACTTGTTTGAGTCTAAAATTCTGGCATCTGCAGGATCGCCTATTATTACTCAACTGGTTGACTTGTTTTTTGAAGGAGAGCCATTCTATTTTGCCACTTGTCTCAAAAAAGTTGCTGTAGTGTTTTTCTGAGTCAAGGTTTGGACCCCCCCTATCAAAAATTCCTGGATCCGCTCCTGTATATGGCACTCTGTTTCtgatagtaaaatgcacttctggtgcaatcaatctttttagctttttatcttcaaatctttttagcttcttctggtagtttcactgtgaagaatgacaatattcacagttttttttttgtcgctgttttggttgcaaattatgctccaaaacaaaaatacacggcttggacCGGCTTGGCATTTCCACGGAaatggtccgtactgcaaaatcccgaccgagaaagaaccaatcagagctctTGGTATTGCCCAAGACtggctttgccatataataatataccATATCCTGCTCCTCTCACGGTTTATCCGCTTTACCGTAATAAGAACCTTTGCTGAGTTAGACGCACGCTTCAGGAACTTGGTAACCCAGTCTCAAACATATTCTAATGAACAAATGACATCTTATACAAACCAAGAGAAATCTTTGAAAACCCTGCCCTAAGCTAATTTCATATTGAAACGGGAGGTCTTTGGAAGATGTACTTGTTAGAGGAAAGctctgaggtctttgaatttcctcTCTTGACAAATGACAGTCGTGTTTGGGCTGTCTACACCTTGAAACATAGTTACAATTTGTCTTAATAGATTGCTTTAAAAGACTTTTTGTGGAGTATAATATGCCCTattttgcactttttttttcaacctcaCATAAGCGGACACCTCCCGCAAGGAGGATCCCCAATAGGGTTTTCGGGATCCGGGATTTGGGCTTTTAATGCCCGGGATTCGGGATTCTAAAGAAATATGGGATTCGGAATTGGATTGTGACGTCATGACCGGTATCGGGATTGGTCGATAAAAACATTCGGatcccgagggtgtccgcttaaGGAAGGTGTGGctgtacctttgaattagtaggaacCGTCCTGAAAGGGCCACTATGAGGCTATTTCAGAGGCTtacaaaacaaacacaaaagagTCCCCAAGCTTAAATATAATAGACTGACTTACTGAAGTTGCAAAAAAGGAACGTGCTATCTGTATAACAGCGAATAACAAAAGGCCACCTGTTGTACAGATGAAACGATTTAAGAATGAGTCAAAATTCTGGTCCGAAATAATTTCAAAGATGATCATAATTTCGTTTtctacaatcggcgacaaaattagatGAGACATTTTGCCAACACAGAACACTGGCAACgacaattttattgtttccaaaggaaaattgttcaaaaagTACTTTTtaccctttcccctccccctaATGAATGCTGTACCGCTGTTATCGTAGGCAACAGAAGATAACACAACATTGCCCCGGGGGTGAGGAAAAGAGGATTTTTGCGCCATGCTAGAAATATGTTTTAAACGAGATAATAGTATCTCAActattttgacgccgattgtaacCAAGAGATATTTAATAAAATTCAATGGAGCGACACTGAggttaattattgtttttgtacaACGAGGTTGACTAGcagtagagttattttcatagagttatgtcgtagagttagagttaagtttccaaaatcctgaattcaagattttggaaggcctaaatcctgaatttagaaatacaaaaagtatcctaaacatgcataaaagctaaccttagacctaattaggcctaaacaaaagtttagcttttatgaatgttggcttccaaaatctttAATTCAGGATTTtagaaacttaactctaactctacgacataactctatgaaaatgaCTCTAAGAATAGGTGTCCCCTTGTACAACACAAGCTAAACAACgaacgaaacaaaaattaaagtacTTACTAAAATGATTTCGAATTACGGAAAGTCATGTAGATTGCAaggcactattcacttgtgtggtaaaaactagcgttggatatttatgGTAAATCCTCGCTGATTGTTCTCGTTATTTTTATTCACAGGATAAAAGAGTAATTGGAGCAGCCTGTTCTGCGAATTTTGGTGCAGAAAATAATCTGCTTTCTACAGTGAATAGTAACGTACGGCGATATGTTTGCAACTGTCGAAAAACTTCTCCACATTATGGTCCACCCTCTGGAGAAAAAGGGGCTTGTTTTTTGCATTACTGGGAATGCCCATTAACAAATTAATATTACGATGTTGCTATGGGATTTTGACTTGCACGCTCTTCGTTCATACTTTGTCAGATATTTTATATTTGCCAACAACCGTTTTAATGAAGCCAAAGGCAATGACTTTTTCTCTAATATAATTTAACTTGCACTAGCTTAGTTTCAGCTCTTTGAAGTTCATAGTTGTCCAACACGTGCCAAATAACAATCTTATGGAGCAGTCTTACAATTATATCTTGCAAGGTCGAGGACAGGTTCTTTGGCCCAATAGCGGACAGCTTTTATAGCCTTCAATCCAAGTTGAAACTGTAGCTCTCGGGCACCAAACTTTGACATGGGTAATTCTCGGTTTGCGATTTTGACACCGCGAGATTTTTGCGTTGTGCAAAGCACTTTGGACCTTTAAAAAGGGTCTGTCGGTATGCTGATACTTTGACACGTGATCAAGGAGCAGACAGCTCCGTGGCGTGTATTGAAATAATTTGCACGACACGTAGATCTTACACGACAAGACACATTGCACACAGTGCAAATAGATTCAGACAAAAGGTATAAATACTTATGCCTGGCTTTTCTATTTGACGTCTTGAGGTATCGACATTGCTTGTCTGAAACTTACCAACTGGAGTGATGATTTTCCGATTTGTCTTCCCCAGAACGTTCTTACCATCTTATATTAcgacaaaaaaggaaacaaaagttACATAAATAGTGGCCAGTGAATTTCCGACGACCTTTAAATATTGTAATTCTGGTGTGTTTCTTTAGAGCGAGTACGTATTCCTATGCCTCTGGaagaaatttgtaaaaagcttttcgtatagagcgattttcaattgagtgtcgaaagtaattagcgaattaccttggttttgcattacttcactcaatggTTCGTTCAAAGTTCCCGcaacactttttcaaccaatcaaaagtgaaagcaaaaccaatcgtggctcgcgcgtgcacattttcctgcgctttgtgtcggcttcgtgtaatttattcgtgttttgattggtttactggattgtcttcgtcctttttgattggtcaaagcaattactttggttttggttttacgacactcatttgaaaatcgctctagtCTACTGAAACGAAGGTTGCGATAAATAAATGTGACGtatatgttatttttttattgtaatatttatTACGATTCATTTTAAGTTATTGTGAATAATTGTGAATACTGTACAAAGAACAATTAATCCACGCAAATCATACTTTGTTAatatcttttacttttttacctTGCTTGTATAAAGGATTGcaatttattttgtaatatatTTAATGTGATTCTGATGTCGCAATGAAATAAAGATTATAGACTTTCgacaagtttgttttttgctttgttttgaaacGTGATGTATATGTTGTCgatcaaatccggtctcaggtttttaaattggtgatcctcattttacttaCAATAGGTTGAACATGCACTCTACCAATAGTTTAAACAGCTGtgaagccccccccccccccccccaccaaaaaaaaGGACTTACAACAGCTATACCTTCTCTCAAGCTCTATCTTCCGCATCTCCACACGTCTTAATGTTTTGTATCATCttattagtatgggtaatcaaatgttgacgcgtgaaattagggaataatttcacgcgcgttttgtccaaattcaaacaatttcccgagcctttgcGCGAGGGAAATTACTTGATTTTGGataaaacgcaagtgaaattattccctaatttcacgcgtcaccatttgattagctatttaTAAcatggtgacaaattactccttaattttcaaacctggacgccattttagcactatatgaaaagttgccatggcaacaatgtaatttcacgtgtgaaattataaattaacgctgaaatttcgcgccaaaattaaggagtaatttgtcacccatgttattagtTTCTAAATTCttacacttatccattcagtctcaacattacaacatagtaagggaacaaagaactgtactatgtaCTTACCTGTGTTCGAACTCGGACCCTCCGCCAAGATCTATCGTCTTGTAACTTCACCACTACGCTACAACGAAGAACATGCTCAACCCttcacagttcttttcatcATTTACTTTTCTATAAGAAGTCAATCGATATCCAtttataataaccaaaactaatcctaacctgaccctaattttcgTCTAGGCTCAATTTAAgctccaaaaaaagtttcttcaattcatctgagtgcgtattcaacctaggtaaaatgaggaccACTAATTTAACTTAGGTGATAATATACGTGAAAAagttactcgattctgattggctgagagcagtgcagttcaagtgtaacacagtgcaaaaagtgtaataccagtgcaaactacacatcgaaattccgaattatgattggctattaaACGATAGGGTTTGgccagaaccaatcaaatcttttgttttcaaatcaagcgcgggCCCTGCagctggatggcgcaatttttccctgattgcgtgatacgcgtgcgtttcttctgcttaaccatctcgaatattttcatgtatattactaGAAACAGCTATCGCTAAGTtccaacgaaacagtcaatataatacatagtttgcagatttgtatcagggttccaaaatacccaacagtagttgtaatttttttgaatCGAAAGTACTGgaactcaacttatctagttaaaaataatagaaattgcacactttgtatctccaacaacaatgtagatgtcaGCGTGTTTTGCAACAAcatggaaagtactgctgtaatttttgaacggccttTTAATTTCAACAGGAATAtgcaataattaagttgaataaaatcagtgccatgtaaaaattAGCCttagcgttttcagacttttcagtgtgaaacatgtaatggggaatcaaactctctcgcacatgaaagttgttttacttgcaatgtagaatttttattttgcaagatacagctaTGAATTAtgagtcaaattgatcgttcaattgtgtactttgcagacaacatatttcctttgaaagttaaattaaattgttcaaactcaatggttacaaaacgaaaaacaaactgctctattcgcgggccgaaatccgaaattgacaacagcggccgataagaacacgtacgccGGTTTACTTTTGAACTCGTTTACTCAATATAGAACGCGATGGTTCGAAAATAGATaataaagaacactcaaagcaagtgtacacaacacaatggtcagggacatggggaaaaatgtgttttcccTTACCTCCGAACACAAGATCGTCAATAGTTGTGCGCGTCATGCAAATTTGTCTAATAACATGACACATcaaacacgcgctttcattggtccctactaaaatctccagGGAACCTTACATTACAATACgtactttattttttattttcttttattttttatttttttattttttattttttttcacgcatagctttttattatgattcacactacttacaacactggtacatctacttacacaatttacaaaaattacgcAATTAACAACTACTAAAATACGTAcgcttacattacacttttcacagaaCGATCGAGActttttctgcctgctgcactacttcgcgcggcattaagctggccgcctcgcaagccacgcgtcttcgctcggcttgctcgtttgcaattaataagaaatcacatgatttttctcgtgcaatttggaataaatataGCGCTTGTAAAATTTTTCAGAcaacaaattgcactcgccttaCGGGCTCGGGCAAtcttggtcgtctttgaaagaactcgtgcttatttatttcaaattgcactcgaaatcatgtgattatctATAttaaaaaacggattcaacctgagaatggATTTTATCGGTAGCATATGTACCtgttactaaccgagttcgaggtcacGTAAAAGAGTAAAATTATAGAGCAAGTTTTCTCCTGGGAAAATAACGCGGATACGTAATTTTACAGTAtcgaccgagaaaacgaggtcagTAAGATTCtaattatatctctgaggtcaGGCacgcgggaaaggaaactagttgaagttaTGTACTTAAGTTCGAACCAATACTAACGACACTATTGACACCAGCGGCACTCGCTTAAAACCCGCTTCAAGTTTTGATTCAACCCATGTGGTCCTTTCATTACGTTCATTCACTGTACTAAGTGCTTTCTCCCACTTCAAGTAAATTCTTTTCACGTTATTATCCTCAATCTCCGTCGAGTTTAACGCCATCTACAAAGGTGATTCACCTGGATTTTCCGTTTGCAACTGTCTATCCTTGTGAATTACACCCTCCACTGACACGTGACAACAAAAGACTTTCTCCTAACCATCTTTGACGGCTTACAAGCAAAGCAAACGAGTCGGCTTTGGCTCTGTGGCAGAGCATCGGAACCAGTAATCGAAAATTGATATTGCTCATTATCGAACAATGCAACTCTTCATTAAACTATAGGGGTTTAACATAAGCCGTCCCCTTTACTACATTTGCAAAtcaattaaggtggctcaaaccagtttcaacaatttcaacaGAATGTTTTGTTACAAGGATTGTCtcttaaacactttttcacaTAACGGTAATTTTGTACCAATACTCACCAATAATTGTGGCGTAAtaggtcaccatagcaacaggaaAGTTATCTAAAACACTATATATTTTGTATGGaaacgcttatatctcaaaaacgaatcGCTGGAAAGTGGCCAGCagtctaagaaaaaaacttaaaattaataaaacttcCGCTGGAGCAGGTTCAGAGCAACCTAAAATACTCCAGTTGTGAAGACTGCCGAGAACTCGCTCCAGAggattttttaactttgcaaaaaGTTTGAATTACTTATTATTTTGCAACGATGAAAAATGGGGGTCGcagagttcgtttttgagatataatcCTTTAAAGACAAAGTAGATAAcctgttgctatggaaacataTTACGTAGCACTATTGAGCGCATTTTATTAGGCAATAATTGCTGTTTTATATGAAACCATAACAAAGCTACTTGGTGATAGAGTGCCGGAGAGTCAATCCTTCCAAGAGTACAGTTTCTTGAAAGAGTTAAACTGTTTGGGCCTCCCTCATAAAAGAAATCCTAAGGAACGTTATTTCTAAGCACAGTAGAATCGCCCATTACAACTTAAACCAATGGTTAGAGAGGAACTGGCTCCCGGAAACACGGATTCCTCGCTCCAAAACTTTGGAGACTGGTACGAGTGTGTCATTGCTAGATTGTTTGGATGGATGGTTGCTCAGTTAATTTCACCAAAGACGCGTAGCTTCATTTATAATGGCGTTACAGGTGGTTTTCAATCCTAGAGACGCAACTAACA
This genomic interval carries:
- the LOC137980040 gene encoding collectin-12-like isoform X3, encoding MPPDEDDVENRTAWEKRLILYIEQRNEEKDKKFLEETKNLTTQLKMLKLELRNQKMSQENKTRDLSLRLELTQLELKSVKLQLSVKTAALWKSQNSTAFEVDKLQSVWTAINSTAEKTSNLTAVVDQEFKNVKKKINATNENLTKLTSSVKDLKLKIDEKMETIWLNVNQSKKCCKNLTTFFHLFKAKVTYRSLKLEARIGREEQNSNSTKLVTDKHYKKIKDLEYLMNATREEAKEANLEHLTALWSAGNLTMKEFRRVWSTVNASQVVLSEKLRKVRSNFTQQLNLTAMILRSSDASLFASLKHMNLTITEKVNNVSKMAGPIGPRGFNGSRGAPGLAGSAGPPGPKGSGDFSKCHYKTSKGEITPGLNDASTFLDEPNDKRVIGAACSANFGAENNLLSTVNSNVRRYVCNCRKTSPHYGPPSGEKGACFLHYWECPLTN